One part of the Osmerus mordax isolate fOsmMor3 chromosome 18, fOsmMor3.pri, whole genome shotgun sequence genome encodes these proteins:
- the LOC136961862 gene encoding cyclic nucleotide-gated channel beta-1-like isoform X1 encodes MVAGMVMPIADLRAIYELLFRDGVMVTKKDKRPQCMHPEIQGVANLKVIRTMGSLKSRGFVRETFAWKHAYFYLTNEGIVYLRDYLHLPAEIVPSSLQRIRRPASTLDVMRRAARVQTVEGPTSYVPKPRAGRESQEAMVERQGYRHKRGPGGEEEAVSDRPPMRFRGSYQPRGPTVEPGVPTQTFFRRGQGLRRGEERWAEEPGQGRGGFRSSNLPPESRAVRPPAPAREVKPPTPEIPVSVPLEPKIPKEVVVPAAVDVEVFPPALAAPAVIPVVEVEPEVLVVPVPVVEEVVELVKAVEPVEQVEIKPTVEEEEQEEEQEEEEEDDEEEVVTEELVEKASAWLEEEEPKPAVKELAEELTEEAIQPAVVTEEEEIIQAFHVKEIEEEPHGASEPEEEEEEEEEEDDEEEEEEEEDVVVVKDVTEEEDVVVVEDVPEEDSSDEDSLQEVEIEKDIEILEEPKELVPEAAIEELEPEPVMPAAAEEAESQPVINTEAMEVEAPIPLTKADTPDPDSDVDLPSPPPSVSDDVTDLSEQHVDSTAEHMIHEETTVPDATPETSYMLTPKAVTVTEEVVSTTTISQSYGVVETSTTANIVSDLGLEKHASFEASFAGPSECPIAALRSSLPQGDWGFLTEDPLDEQEVTKVWPDSLEG; translated from the coding sequence ATGGTGGCTGGCATGGTAATGCCCATAGCGGACCTCAGGGCCATCTACGAGCTCCTCTTCCGGGATGGCGTCATGGTCACTAAGAAGGATAAGCGCCCCCAGTGCATGCACCCTGAGATCCAGGGGGTTGCGAACCTGAAGGTGATCCGGACCATGGGCTCCCTAAAGTCCCGGGGCTTTGTCCGGGAGACGTTTGCGTGGAAACACGCCTACTTTTACCTCACCAACGAGGGCATTGTTTACCTGCGGGACTACCTGCACCTGCCGGCCGAGATCgtgccctcctccctgcagcGGATCCGGCGCCCTGCGTCCACCCTTGACGTGATGCGCCGGGCGGCCCGGGTCCAGACCGTGGAGGGCCCCACCTCCTACGTCCCCAAGCCCAGGGCCGGTCGGGAGAGCCAGGAGGCCATGGTGGAGCGCCAGGGCTACCGGCACAAGCGAGGGccgggcggggaggaggaggccgttTCGGACAGGCCCCCGATGAGATTCAGAGGCTCCTACCAGCCCAGAGGCCCGACGGTGGAGCCCGGCGTGCCCACGCAGACCTTCTTCAGGAGAGGCCAGGGCCTccgcaggggagaggagcgctGGGCCGAGGAGCCAGGTCAGGGCAGAGGAGGATTCAGAAGCTCTAATCTCCCACCAGAGAGCAGGGCTGTCAGGCCCCCGGCTCCAGCCAGGGAGGTCAAACCACCTACTCCTGAGATCCCAGTCTCTGTTCCATTGGAGCCTAAAATCCCCAAGGAGGTGGTGGTCCCTGCggctgtggatgtggaggtgTTCCCTCCTGCCCTGGCGGCCCCAGCGGTCATccctgtggtggaggtggagcctGAGGTGCTGGTGGTGCCTGTGCCTGTTGTGGAGGAGGTAGTTGAGTTGGTGAAGGCAGTGGAACCGGTTGAGCAGGTTGAGATCAAACCAACtgtggaagaagaggagcaggaagaggagcaggaagaggaggaggaagatgatgaagaggaggttgTTACTGAGGAACTTGTCGAGAAAGCCTCGGCTTGGTTGGAAGAAGAGGAACCAAAGCCTGCCGTTAAGGAGCTGGCTGAAGAGCTAACCGAGGAGGCCATCCAGCCTGCTGTAgtgacagaagaagaagagatcATTCAGGCGTTCCACGTCAAAGAGATAGAAGAAGAACCGCACGGAGCTTCTGAgcctgaagaagaggaggaagaggaggaggaggaggatgacgaggaggaggaggaggaggaggaagatgtggTCGTTGTCAAGGATGTCACTGAAGAGGAGGATGTGGTCGTTGTCGAGGACGTCCCTGAGGAGGATTCCTCCGACGAAGATTCTCTGCAGGAAGTTGAGATCgagaaagatattgagattCTCGAAGAACCCAAAGAGCTTGTTCCAGAAGCTGCCATTGAGGAGCTGGAACCCGAGCCAGTCATGCCTGCCGCTGCAGAGGAAGCTGAGAGCCAACCTGTCATAAACACAGAAGCCATGGAGGTCGAAGCGCCCATCCCCCTCACCAAAGCTGACACACCTGACCCAGATTCTGACGTTGACTTACCTTCCCCTCCGCCCTCTGTCTCAGATGACGTCACAGACCTCTCAGAGCAGCACGTGGACTCCACGGCCGAGCACATGATCCACGAGGAGACCACCGTGCCCGACGCGACACCCGAAACGTCATACATGCTGACGCCGAAAGCCGTCACTGTGACCGAGGAAGTCGTCTCGACAACAACCATTTCTCAGTCGTACGGTGTCGTGGAGACTTCCACGACGGCTAACATAGTGTCAGATCTCGGGCTTGAAAAGCACGCCTCCTTCGAGGCCTCCTTTGCGGGCCCCTCTGAGTGCCCCATCGCTGCCCTGCGGAGCTCCCTGCCACAGGGAGACTGGGGCTTCCTCACTGAGGATCCCCTGGATGAGCAGGAGGTGACAAAGGTCTGGCCTGACTCCCTAGAAG
- the LOC136961862 gene encoding cyclic nucleotide-gated channel beta-1-like isoform X2, translating into MVAGMVMPIADLRAIYELLFRDGVMVTKKDKRPQCMHPEIQGVANLKVIRTMGSLKSRGFVRETFAWKHAYFYLTNEGIVYLRDYLHLPAEIVPSSLQRIRRPASTLDVMRRAARVQTVEGPTSYVPKPRAGRESQEAMVERQGYRHKRGPGGEEEAVSDRPPMRFRGSYQPRGPTVEPGVPTQTFFRRGQGLRRGEERWAEEPGQGRGGFRSSNLPPESRAVRPPAPAREVKPPTPEIPVSVPLEPKIPKEVVVPAAVDVEVFPPALAAPAVIPLVKAVEPVEQVEIKPTVEEEEQEEEQEEEEEDDEEEVVTEELVEKASAWLEEEEPKPAVKELAEELTEEAIQPAVVTEEEEIIQAFHVKEIEEEPHGASEPEEEEEEEEEEDDEEEEEEEEDVVVVKDVTEEEDVVVVEDVPEEDSSDEDSLQEVEIEKDIEILEEPKELVPEAAIEELEPEPVMPAAAEEAESQPVINTEAMEVEAPIPLTKADTPDPDSDVDLPSPPPSVSDDVTDLSEQHVDSTAEHMIHEETTVPDATPETSYMLTPKAVTVTEEVVSTTTISQSYGVVETSTTANIVSDLGLEKHASFEASFAGPSECPIAALRSSLPQGDWGFLTEDPLDEQEVTKVWPDSLEG; encoded by the exons ATGGTGGCTGGCATGGTAATGCCCATAGCGGACCTCAGGGCCATCTACGAGCTCCTCTTCCGGGATGGCGTCATGGTCACTAAGAAGGATAAGCGCCCCCAGTGCATGCACCCTGAGATCCAGGGGGTTGCGAACCTGAAGGTGATCCGGACCATGGGCTCCCTAAAGTCCCGGGGCTTTGTCCGGGAGACGTTTGCGTGGAAACACGCCTACTTTTACCTCACCAACGAGGGCATTGTTTACCTGCGGGACTACCTGCACCTGCCGGCCGAGATCgtgccctcctccctgcagcGGATCCGGCGCCCTGCGTCCACCCTTGACGTGATGCGCCGGGCGGCCCGGGTCCAGACCGTGGAGGGCCCCACCTCCTACGTCCCCAAGCCCAGGGCCGGTCGGGAGAGCCAGGAGGCCATGGTGGAGCGCCAGGGCTACCGGCACAAGCGAGGGccgggcggggaggaggaggccgttTCGGACAGGCCCCCGATGAGATTCAGAGGCTCCTACCAGCCCAGAGGCCCGACGGTGGAGCCCGGCGTGCCCACGCAGACCTTCTTCAGGAGAGGCCAGGGCCTccgcaggggagaggagcgctGGGCCGAGGAGCCAGGTCAGGGCAGAGGAGGATTCAGAAGCTCTAATCTCCCACCAGAGAGCAGGGCTGTCAGGCCCCCGGCTCCAGCCAGGGAGGTCAAACCACCTACTCCTGAGATCCCAGTCTCTGTTCCATTGGAGCCTAAAATCCCCAAGGAGGTGGTGGTCCCTGCggctgtggatgtggaggtgTTCCCTCCTGCCCTGGCGGCCCCAGCGGTCATccct TTGGTGAAGGCAGTGGAACCGGTTGAGCAGGTTGAGATCAAACCAACtgtggaagaagaggagcaggaagaggagcaggaagaggaggaggaagatgatgaagaggaggttgTTACTGAGGAACTTGTCGAGAAAGCCTCGGCTTGGTTGGAAGAAGAGGAACCAAAGCCTGCCGTTAAGGAGCTGGCTGAAGAGCTAACCGAGGAGGCCATCCAGCCTGCTGTAgtgacagaagaagaagagatcATTCAGGCGTTCCACGTCAAAGAGATAGAAGAAGAACCGCACGGAGCTTCTGAgcctgaagaagaggaggaagaggaggaggaggaggatgacgaggaggaggaggaggaggaggaagatgtggTCGTTGTCAAGGATGTCACTGAAGAGGAGGATGTGGTCGTTGTCGAGGACGTCCCTGAGGAGGATTCCTCCGACGAAGATTCTCTGCAGGAAGTTGAGATCgagaaagatattgagattCTCGAAGAACCCAAAGAGCTTGTTCCAGAAGCTGCCATTGAGGAGCTGGAACCCGAGCCAGTCATGCCTGCCGCTGCAGAGGAAGCTGAGAGCCAACCTGTCATAAACACAGAAGCCATGGAGGTCGAAGCGCCCATCCCCCTCACCAAAGCTGACACACCTGACCCAGATTCTGACGTTGACTTACCTTCCCCTCCGCCCTCTGTCTCAGATGACGTCACAGACCTCTCAGAGCAGCACGTGGACTCCACGGCCGAGCACATGATCCACGAGGAGACCACCGTGCCCGACGCGACACCCGAAACGTCATACATGCTGACGCCGAAAGCCGTCACTGTGACCGAGGAAGTCGTCTCGACAACAACCATTTCTCAGTCGTACGGTGTCGTGGAGACTTCCACGACGGCTAACATAGTGTCAGATCTCGGGCTTGAAAAGCACGCCTCCTTCGAGGCCTCCTTTGCGGGCCCCTCTGAGTGCCCCATCGCTGCCCTGCGGAGCTCCCTGCCACAGGGAGACTGGGGCTTCCTCACTGAGGATCCCCTGGATGAGCAGGAGGTGACAAAGGTCTGGCCTGACTCCCTAGAAG